In Tripterygium wilfordii isolate XIE 37 chromosome 15, ASM1340144v1, whole genome shotgun sequence, one DNA window encodes the following:
- the LOC120016311 gene encoding cell division cycle 20.2, cofactor of APC complex-like, with translation MDAGSSSSSSNLKGQSRCPLQEQFLQKRNSKENLDRFIPNRSAMDFDYAHYMLTEGRKGKENPAVSSPSRDAYRKQLAETFNMNRTRILAFKNKPPTPVELIPHEISTSAHHQAKPTKPRRHISQTSERTLDAPDIVDDFYLNLLDWGSANVLAIALENTVYLWDASTGSTSELATIDDENGPVTSVNWAPDGRHIAIGLNNSEVQLWDSASNRLLRTLKGGHRSRVGSLAWNNHVLTTGGMDGLIVNNDVRIRSHIVETYRGHQQEVCGLKWSGSGQQLASGGNDNLLHIWDRSMASSNSATQWLHRLEDHTSAVKALAWCPFQSNLLASGGGGGDRCIKFWNTHTGSCLNSVDTGSQVCSLLWNKNERELLSSHGFTQNQLTLWKYPSMVKMAELTGHTSRVLFMAQSPDGCTVASAAGDETLRFWNVFGVPEVAKPAPKTNPEPFAQLNRIR, from the exons ATGGATGCAGGGTCATCGAGTTCTTCATCAAATTTGAAGGGACAATCTCGTTGCCCTCTCCAAGAACAGTTCCTTCAGAAGAGGAATTCTAAAGAGAAC TTGGATAGGTTTATACCAAACCGTTCGGCAATGGACTTCGACTATGCTCATTACATGTTAACCGAAGGCAGAAAAGGTAAGGAGAACCCGGCAGTGAGCTCGCCATCCAGAGACGCCTACAGGAAGCAACTTGCGGAGACTTTCAACATGAACCGGACTCGGATCCTAGCTTTCAAGAACAAGCCACCCACCCCTGTTGAGTTGATCCCGCATGAGATTTCCACTTCTGCTCACCACCAAGCCAAACCCACTAAACCACGCAGACACATCTCTCAG ACTTCCGAAAGGACATTAGATGCCCCTGACATTGTGGATGATTTCTACCTTAATCTACTGGACTGGGGAAGTGCCAATGTCCTTGCAATTGCTCTTGAAAACACAGTGTACTTGTGGGATGCATCGACTGGTTCTACCTCCGAACTAGCCACAATTGATGATGAAAATGGCCCTGTAACCAGCGTTAATTGGGCTCCTGACGGAAGGCACATTGCTATTGGCTTAAACAATTCTGAAGTGCAATTGTGGGATTCTGCCTCTAACCGACTG TTGCGAACTTTGAAAGGTGGCCACCGATCACGAGTTGGATCCTTGGCATGGAACAATCATGTCCTCACAACTGGAGGAATGGATGGCCTGATTGTTAACAATGATGTAAGAATAAGATCTCATATCGTTGAAACCTACAGAGGGCACCAACAAGAGGTTTGTGGGCTAAAATGGTCAGGTTCTGGCCAGCAATTAGCAAGTGGAGGGAATGATAATCTTCTTCACATATGGGATAGATCCATGGCGTCTTCGAATTCTGCAACACAGTGGCTTCACAGGCTTGAGGACCATACTTCTGCAGTGAAAGCTCTTGCCTGGTGTCCTTTCCAGAGCAATCTGCTGGCTTCTGGAGGAGGCGGAGGGGACAGATGCATAAAGTTTTGGAACACTCACACAGGCAGCTGCTTGAACTCTGTAGACACAGGCTCTCAGGTCTGCTCTTTGCTCTGGAACAAGAATGAACGAGAACTACTTAGTTCTCATGGTTTTACTCAGAATCAGCTCACTCTTTGGAAATACCCATCAATGGTGAAGATGGCAGAGCTCACAGGTCACACCTCCAGAGTTCTCTTCATGGCTCAG AGTCCAGATGGTTGCACAGTGGCGTCTGCAGCAGGTGATGAGACATTGAGATTTTGGAATGTCTTTGGGGTTCCAGAGGTAGCTAAACCTGCTCCAAAGACCAACCCAGAACCATTTGCTCAGTTGAATCGCATCCGTTAA
- the LOC120015944 gene encoding gluconokinase isoform X2: protein MASDQRGRAIVLMGVSGAGKSTIGKMLAKVLSCTFLDADDFHPQSNKEKMTRGVPLSEEDRIPWLEVLRDTLRESLINGKIAVLGCSSLQKRYREILRCADPNYKLGSYDSALKFVLLDAAAEVIAARLEKRAAEGNHFMSATLLQSQINLLQIDDSEGIFKVDATLSLEEIE, encoded by the exons ATGGCTTCCGATCAAAGAG GGAGAGCTATTGTACTAATGGGTGTTAGTGGTGCTGGAAAATC GACAATAGGGAAGATGCTGGCTAAAGTTTTGAGTTGTACCTTTCTTGATGCCGATGATTTCCATCCTCAATCAAACAAAG AAAAGATGACTCGAGGAGTTCCTCTTTCAGAAGAAGACCGAATTCCTTGGCTGGAAGTTCTACGTGATACTCTTAGAGAGAGCTTAATCAATGGGAAAATTGCGGTACTCGGATGTTCCTCTCTGCAAAAGCGATACAGAGAAATCCTAAGATGTGCAGATCCTAACTACAAGCTGGGGAGCTATGACAGTGCATTaaagtttgttttgttggatgcTGCTGCTGAGGTAATTGCTGCTCGCTTAGAGAAAAGAGCCGCAGAAGGGAATCATTTCATGTCAGCAACACTTTTGCAGTCTCAGATAAACTTGCTTCAGATAGATGATTCTGAAGGGATTTTTAAGGTCGATGCTACTCTGAGTCTTGAAGAAATT GAATAA
- the LOC120015944 gene encoding gluconokinase isoform X1, which yields MASDQRGRAIVLMGVSGAGKSTIGKMLAKVLSCTFLDADDFHPQSNKEKMTRGVPLSEEDRIPWLEVLRDTLRESLINGKIAVLGCSSLQKRYREILRCADPNYKLGSYDSALKFVLLDAAAEVIAARLEKRAAEGNHFMSATLLQSQINLLQIDDSEGIFKVDATLSLEEIVSTIRARVSDQMLSNNF from the exons ATGGCTTCCGATCAAAGAG GGAGAGCTATTGTACTAATGGGTGTTAGTGGTGCTGGAAAATC GACAATAGGGAAGATGCTGGCTAAAGTTTTGAGTTGTACCTTTCTTGATGCCGATGATTTCCATCCTCAATCAAACAAAG AAAAGATGACTCGAGGAGTTCCTCTTTCAGAAGAAGACCGAATTCCTTGGCTGGAAGTTCTACGTGATACTCTTAGAGAGAGCTTAATCAATGGGAAAATTGCGGTACTCGGATGTTCCTCTCTGCAAAAGCGATACAGAGAAATCCTAAGATGTGCAGATCCTAACTACAAGCTGGGGAGCTATGACAGTGCATTaaagtttgttttgttggatgcTGCTGCTGAGGTAATTGCTGCTCGCTTAGAGAAAAGAGCCGCAGAAGGGAATCATTTCATGTCAGCAACACTTTTGCAGTCTCAGATAAACTTGCTTCAGATAGATGATTCTGAAGGGATTTTTAAGGTCGATGCTACTCTGAGTCTTGAAGAAATTGTAAGTACCATACGAGCTCGTGTTTCTGATCAGATGTTGTCCAACAATTTTTAA
- the LOC120015944 gene encoding gluconokinase isoform X3, which produces MLAKVLSCTFLDADDFHPQSNKEKMTRGVPLSEEDRIPWLEVLRDTLRESLINGKIAVLGCSSLQKRYREILRCADPNYKLGSYDSALKFVLLDAAAEVIAARLEKRAAEGNHFMSATLLQSQINLLQIDDSEGIFKVDATLSLEEIVSTIRARVSDQMLSNNF; this is translated from the exons ATGCTGGCTAAAGTTTTGAGTTGTACCTTTCTTGATGCCGATGATTTCCATCCTCAATCAAACAAAG AAAAGATGACTCGAGGAGTTCCTCTTTCAGAAGAAGACCGAATTCCTTGGCTGGAAGTTCTACGTGATACTCTTAGAGAGAGCTTAATCAATGGGAAAATTGCGGTACTCGGATGTTCCTCTCTGCAAAAGCGATACAGAGAAATCCTAAGATGTGCAGATCCTAACTACAAGCTGGGGAGCTATGACAGTGCATTaaagtttgttttgttggatgcTGCTGCTGAGGTAATTGCTGCTCGCTTAGAGAAAAGAGCCGCAGAAGGGAATCATTTCATGTCAGCAACACTTTTGCAGTCTCAGATAAACTTGCTTCAGATAGATGATTCTGAAGGGATTTTTAAGGTCGATGCTACTCTGAGTCTTGAAGAAATTGTAAGTACCATACGAGCTCGTGTTTCTGATCAGATGTTGTCCAACAATTTTTAA